A genome region from Hevea brasiliensis isolate MT/VB/25A 57/8 chromosome 9, ASM3005281v1, whole genome shotgun sequence includes the following:
- the LOC110634227 gene encoding protein SAR DEFICIENT 1 — MAAKRLFGESSSDPDHPNEKRMRTTPSFASVITKAVKVNSLQNFCKVIEPMLRRVVNEEVENSLKRCSSSRPFTRSPSLRIQAPEPSPSSLQLKFRKDLLLPIFTGSKIVDIDNSPLQILLVDTRGDPMCPTSLPHPIKIEILALDGDFPSDDRNTWSSEEFDNNILKERTGKRPLLAGDCLMVTLRDGIAPLGEIEFTDNSSWIRSRKFRLAARVVSGSSPGVRIREAMTEAFVVKDHRGELYKKHHPPRLNDEVWRLEKIGKDGAFHRKLAAEGINTVQEFLKLSTVDQQKLRRILGPGMSEKIWEVTIKHARTCELGNKHYIFQGENLIVTVNPICEVVSATINGQTYSTSDLPPIYGGYIQNVMRQAYANWSSLQEVVGVSSEIALLTQGELLEEYPNHHPQAKHFHHHIGYSSDHRFNIGMGDQYQPSSSNATLGYSNWQLTASEGDLTPRPYINGN; from the exons ATGGCAGCGAAACGATTGTTTGGTGAATCAAGTAGCGACCCAGATCACCCAAATGAGAAACGAATGAGAACTACACCTTCTTTTGCTTC AGTAATTACAAAAGCGGTTAAGGTGAATTCTTTACAGAACTTCTGTAAGGTCATAGAGCCAATGCTCAGGAGAGTG GTTAATGAAGAAGTGGAGAATAGTCTGAAACGATGTTCATCATCACGCCCTTTCACTCGATCTCCTTCATTGCGAATCCAGGCACCTGAGCCATCACCATCTAGCCTGCAACTAAAGTTTAGAAAGGATCTTTTGCTCCCAATATTTACTGGGAGCAAAATCGTTGATATAGATAATTCACCCCTTCAAATCCTTTTAGTAGATACAAGAGGTGATCCGATGTGTCCAACATCTCTCCCTCACCCAATCAAAATAGAAATCCTCGCTCTTGATGGAGATTTCCCTTCTGATGATCGGAATACTTGGAGTAGTGAAGAGTTTGACAACAATATATTGAAGGAGAGAACGGGCAAGCGGCCTTTGCTTGCAGGAGATTGCTTGATGGTCACCTTAAGAGATGGAATTGCACCACTTGGAGAGATTGAGTTCACCGATAATTCGAGCTGGATTAGGAGTAGAAAGTTTAGGCTTGCTGCAAGAGTGGTTTCAGGGAGCTCCCCTGGTGTTCGGATTCGTGAAGCAATGACTGAAGCTTTTGTTGTCAAGGATCATCGCGGAGAAT TGTACAAGAAGCATCACCCACCAAGGTTGAATGATGAAGTATGGCGTCTTGAGAAGATTGGGAAAGATGGAGCTTTCCACAGAAAGCTAGCTGCTGAGGGCATTAATACTGTTCAAGAATTCTTGAAGTTGTCCACTGTCGACCAACAAAAGCTTAGAAGG ATTTTAGGTCCTGGGATGTCCGAGAAAATATGGGAAGTAACAATAAAGCACGCGAGAACATGTGAGCTGGGAAACAAACATTACATTTTTCAAGGAGAGAATTTGATTGTCACAGTAAACCCCATATGCGAAGTTGTTAGTGCCACTATTAATGGACAAACATACTCTACTTCGGATCTTCCACCAATTTATGGG GGTTACATTCAGAATGTGATGAGACAAGCATATGCAAATTGGAGCTCATTACAAGAGGTTGTTGGAGTTTCAAGTGAGATTGCTTTGCTCACTCAAG GTGAGCTACTGGAGGAGTACCCCAATCACCACCCTCAAGCAAAACACTTTCATCACCATATTGGGTACTCATCTGATCATAGATTTAATATTGGGATGGGGGACCAATACCAACCCAGTAGTAGTAATGCAACTCTGGGTTACAGCAATTGGCAGCTTACAGCATCAGAGGGTGATTTGACGCCTAGGCCTTATATCAATGGGAATTGA
- the LOC110634242 gene encoding glycosyltransferase BC10, producing the protein MKTIDQQVRHAQTSPKLINGQMNLHHFISYFLLFGCGLAFGITLSFYLKDISFNFQLNQLSIQSQISPSKPSSSFSLISPTPSQLLPLGEFLNQTRNRTGLKEFLRVPNVSHDMKEEELLWRASMVPHVGEFPFKRVPKVAFLFLTRGPLPLAPLWELFFKGHKGLYSIYVHSNPSFNETVPSNSVFYGRRIPSKEVQWGKFTMVEAERLLLANALLDISNQRFVLLSESCIPLFNFSTIYHYLMGSSKSFLEIYDLPGPVGRGRYNPRMKATIQLDQWRKGSQWFEMDRKLAIEVVSDRKFFPIFRRFCKGSCYGDEHYLPTFVSIKFWRRNSNRTVTWVDWSKGGPHPNRFGRMEITREFLERLRRNGNKGCEYNGRRIHICFLFARKFMPNALDRLMRFAPHVMQF; encoded by the exons ATGAAGACCATAGATCAGCAAGTGCGCCATGCACAGACCTCACCCAAACTCATCAATGGCCAAATGAACCTCCATCACTTCATCTCCTATTTCCTTCTATTTGGCTGCGGTTTAGCCTTTGGTATAACTCTTAGTTTCTATctcaaagatatttctttcaactTTCAACTCAATCAATTGTCCATCCAAAGCCAGATTTCACCATCTAAACCCTCTTCATCATTTTCACTGATTTCGCCTACCCCCTCGCAGCTTTTACCTTTGGGTGAGTTCTTGAATCAAACGAGGAATCGAACCGGGTTGAAAGAGTTCTTGAGAGTGCCAAACGTCTCCCATGATATGAAAGAAGAAGAGTTGTTATGGAGAGCGTCAATGGTTCCCCATGTTGGAGAATTTCCATTCAAGCGTGTCCCAAAGGTTGCATTCTTGTTCTTGACAAGAGGGCCTTTGCCTTTGGCTCCTCTGTGGGAATTGTTCTTTAAAGGTCATAAAGGATTGTACTCAATTTACGTGCATTCCAATCCATCTTTCAATGAAACAGTGCCCTCCAATTCTGTGTTCTATGGCAGGAGGATCCCAAGCAAG GAGGTGCAATGGGGAAAATTCACAATGGTTGAAGCAGAGCGACTCCTATTAGCTAATGCATTGTTGGACATATCCAATCAACGCTTTGTTCTCCTATCAGAGTCCTGCATTCCCCTGTTCAACTTCTCCACAATCTACCACTACTTAATGGGCTCGTCAAAATCTTTTCTAGAGATCTATGACCTGCCCGGCCCAGTTGGCCGCGGTCGATATAACCCAAGAATGAAAGCCACAATTCAACTTGATCAATGGCGAAAGGGCTCCCAATGGTTCGAGATGGATCGCAAGCTTGCCATTGAGGTAGTCTCGGACAGGAAATTCTTCCCAATATTTCGGAGATTTTGCAAGGGCTCATGTTATGGGGATGAACACTACTTGCCAACTTTTGTTAGCATCAAGTTTTGGAGGAGGAATTCAAATAGGACTGTGACATGGGTTGACTGGTCAAAGGGTGGACCCCATCCAAACAGGTTTGGGAGGATGGAAATCACTAGGGAATTCTTGGAGAGGCTGAGGAGAAATGGAAATAAGGGATGTGAATACAATGGGAGAAGGATTCATATTTGCTTCTTGTTTGCAAGGAAGTTTATGCCTAATGCTTTGGATAGGTTGATGAGATTTGCTCCTCATGTGAtgcaattttaa
- the LOC110634235 gene encoding glycosyltransferase BC10, with protein MKNFNQQLSSRTSSKLINRQMNLPRYFSYLLFFGCGLALGVTLCSYLTHISSNFHLDNFSIQSQTSVSKSSSSFSPISPPPPPTSPLEVYLNQKSNQTDLKEYFVKPPKKVSHNMKEEELIWRASMVPNVRELPFIFAPKVAFLFLTAGPLPLAPLWELFFKGYEGLYTIYVHSNPLFNGTVPSNSVFYDRRIPSKVLQWGTFEVVEAERLLLANALLDLSNQRFVLLSESCIPLFNFSTIYNYLMGTSKSFLEVYDQPGPIGRDRYNPRMSPTIQLDQWRKGSQWFQIDRRLAHEVITNQKYFSIFQRFCNGLCFGDEHYLPTLVTTKLWRRISNRTLTWVNWSKIGPHPFTFGRIETTRDNLEWLRSNGNKGCEYNGRRIHICYLFARKFMPNALDRLMRLAPHVMQF; from the exons ATGAAGAACTTTAATCAGCAACTAAGCTCAAGGACCTCATCCAAGCTCATCAATAGGCAAATGAACCTCCCTCGCTACTTCTCCTATCTCCTTTTCTTCGGCTGTGGTTTAGCCCTTGGCGTAACTCTTTGTTCCTATCTCACACACATTTCTTCCAACTTTCATCTCGACAATTTCTCCATCCAAAGCCAGACTTCTGTATCTAAATCCTCTTCTTCATTTTCACCGATTTCGCCTCCCCCGCCGCCGACTTCACCTTTGGAAGTGTACCTGAATCAGAAGAGTAATCAAACCGATTTGAAAGAGTACTTCGTAAAACCGCCAAAAAAAGTCTCCCACAATATGAAAGAAGAAGAGCTGATATGGAGAGCATCAATGGTTCCTAATGTTAGAGAACTTCCATTCATTTTTGCACCAAAGGTTGCATTCTTGTTTTTGACAGCAGGGCCTTTGCCTTTGGCTCCTCTATGGGAATTGTTCTTTAAAGGTTATGAAGGGTTGTACACAATTTACGTGCATTCCAATCCTTTATTCAATGGAACAGTGCCCTCCAATTCTGTGTTTTATGACAGGAGGATCCCAAGCAAG GTGTTGCAATGGGGGACGTTTGAAGTGGTTGAAGCAGAGCGTCTCCTATTAGCAAACGCATTGCTGGACTTGTCCAACCAACGCTTTGTTCTCCTCTCAGAGTCATGCATTCCTCTGTTCAACTTCTCCACAATCTACAATTACTTAATGGGAACATCAAAATCTTTTCTGGAGGTTTATGACCAGCCCGGGCCGATCGGCCGTGACCGCTATAACCCACGAATGAGTCCCACAATCCAGCTTGATCAATGGCGAAAGGGCTCCCAATGGTTCCAGATAGATCGCAGGCTTGCTCATGAGGTAATCACAAACCAAAAGTATTTCTCAATATTTCAAAGATTTTGCAATGGCTTATGCTTCGGTGATGAGCACTACTTGCCAACTTTGGTTACCACAAAGTTATGGAGGAGGATTTCAAATAGGACTCTGACATGGGTTAACTGGTCGAAGATTGGACCCCATCCATTCACGTTTGGGAGGATAGAAACCACTAGGGATAACTTGGAGTGGCTGAGGAGTAACGGAAATAAGGGATGTGAATATAATGGGAGAAGGATTCATATTTGCTACTTGTTTGCAAGAAAGTTTATGCCTAATGCTTTGGATAGGTTGATGAGATTAGCTCCTCatgtgatgcaattttag